In the Parasteatoda tepidariorum isolate YZ-2023 chromosome 3, CAS_Ptep_4.0, whole genome shotgun sequence genome, one interval contains:
- the LOC139425305 gene encoding general transcription factor II-I repeat domain-containing protein 2-like, producing the protein MCSNITTQHIEDLKFVSALSIAVDESCDINDTAQVLLFARFMSHSGASEELLGLLPLKGQTRGEDTANAVIECMDKHHIPLDKIVSISKDGAKSMTCLRKGFVAILKEKINHEILVYHCIIHKEALCARTFPDEICKVMELVITIINSVLAKTLNHRQFKEFLFEMESEYVDLLLHNKVRWLSRGNVLKRFASLSPEIKAFLLEKGVHYPELTDDQWIQSFHFMVDVKSHLNQLNRKLQGKGNLIFRC; encoded by the coding sequence atgtgttcaaATATAACCACCCAGCATATCGAAGATCTGAAATTCGTTTCGGCTTTATCAATAGCAGTTGACGAGTCTTGTGACATAAATGATACAGCgcaagttttactttttgcaagATTTATGTCTCATTCAGGAGCTAGCGAAGAACTTTTAGGATTATTGCCACTCAAAGGTCAGACGCGTGGAGAAGATACCGCAAATGCTGTAATTGAGTGTATGGATAAACATCATATTCCCCTCGATAAAATTGTGTCGATTTCAAAAGATGGGGCCAAAAGTATGACCTGCTTAAGAAAAGGGTTTGTtgctattttgaaagaaaaaattaatcacgAGATACTTGTTTACCATTGTATCATTCACAAAGAAGCGCTTTGTGCGCGAACATTTCCGGATGAAATTTGTAAAGTTATGGAATTAGTGATTACCATTATCAACTCCGTTTTAGCTAAAACTCTTAATCATCgccaatttaaagaatttttatttgaaatggagAGTGAGTACGTTGATCTTCTACTTCATAACAAGGTACGTTGGTTATCAAGAGGGAACGTTTTAAAACGTTTCGCGTCCCTTTCTCCGGAAATTAAAGCATTTCTCCTTGAGAAGGGAGTTCACTATCCAGAACTAACAGACGATCAGTGGATCCAAAGCTTTCATTTCATGGTAGACGTTAAGTCTCATCTAAATCAGCTTAATCGTAAACTACAGGGAAaaggaaacttaatttttcgATGTTAG